A window of bacterium contains these coding sequences:
- a CDS encoding sulfurtransferase TusA family protein — MGLTCSKIDKVVDITGKICPYTVMEARDALKTMESGQILEVVTDYKPAATESIPNFCKKKNYPIEVIDNSDGTFRLLIKKEE; from the coding sequence ATGGGCCTAACATGTAGTAAGATTGATAAGGTAGTTGACATTACGGGCAAGATTTGCCCCTATACGGTGATGGAAGCCAGGGATGCCCTTAAGACCATGGAGTCCGGGCAGATACTGGAGGTGGTTACTGATTACAAGCCGGCCGCCACAGAATCTATCCCAAACTTCTGCAAGAAGAAAAACTATCCCATTGAAGTGATAGATAACTCTGACGGCACCTTTCGGCTTTTGATCAAAAAGGAAGAGTAA
- a CDS encoding DsrH/TusB family sulfur metabolism protein, translating into MATRKLLYHFNRAPYGTVFYTEGWRAAVGATAGIDEHEVTLLFQGDGVYYCLKGADRAENLGYEGTLRKAGVKYYAVKEDLEARGISPEEVAYDMTVIPRKETWALYAVADFNLDW; encoded by the coding sequence ATGGCTACCAGAAAGTTGCTTTATCATTTTAATCGGGCGCCTTATGGAACGGTCTTTTATACAGAAGGCTGGCGTGCAGCCGTAGGCGCCACCGCGGGTATTGACGAACATGAAGTCACCCTGCTCTTTCAGGGCGATGGCGTCTATTACTGCCTAAAAGGGGCTGATCGAGCAGAAAACCTGGGCTATGAAGGGACCCTTCGGAAGGCAGGGGTCAAATACTATGCCGTTAAGGAAGACCTGGAGGCCCGGGGCATCTCCCCGGAGGAAGTGGCGTACGATATGACGGTGATTCCCAGAAAGGAGACCTGGGCACTGTATGCAGTGGCTGATTTTAACTTAGACTGGTAA
- a CDS encoding DsrH/TusB family sulfur metabolism protein: MAVYLVDKPNGEIAAGVAKLDTEAQIVLIKDGVYLDPSTMPGKIYAMKDDVEVRGLKDRLAGKAETIDYSQLVDLIVANKVMNFA; encoded by the coding sequence ATGGCTGTTTATCTGGTCGATAAACCCAATGGAGAAATCGCGGCCGGGGTAGCTAAATTGGATACCGAGGCTCAAATCGTCCTGATCAAGGATGGTGTCTATCTTGATCCCTCTACTATGCCTGGCAAGATCTATGCCATGAAAGACGATGTAGAGGTTCGGGGACTGAAGGATAGATTGGCTGGCAAGGCCGAGACAATCGACTATTCCCAATTGGTCGATCTGATTGTGGCAAACAAGGTAATGAATTTCGCCTAA
- a CDS encoding DsrE family protein has translation MATLSIGLFSSLVGSMNSDFALKLAEAAANKGHTVNLWFSGNATTLARKGQKSFKDYSYLIEKITALPEKGVSVAVCEACAAARGIHKAEVIEGITVHSMDWYVAKAAQSDRVLHIGGE, from the coding sequence ATGGCAACATTAAGCATTGGCCTTTTCTCTTCCCTGGTCGGCTCGATGAATTCTGATTTTGCCCTTAAGCTGGCCGAGGCTGCGGCTAATAAAGGGCATACGGTAAATCTGTGGTTCTCTGGTAATGCCACCACCCTGGCCAGAAAGGGACAGAAATCATTTAAAGACTACTCTTATCTGATAGAAAAGATAACGGCCTTACCAGAAAAAGGCGTCTCAGTAGCCGTATGTGAGGCATGCGCTGCTGCTCGGGGAATACACAAGGCAGAGGTTATCGAGGGGATAACGGTTCATAGCATGGATTGGTATGTGGCCAAAGCGGCCCAAAGCGACCGGGTGTTGCATATAGGAGGTGAATAA
- a CDS encoding DsrE family protein — translation MAKIGMLLTEGPWQTENYKVFTKIAEAALDKGHEVQAFWYLDGVYNPIKHQKFPGTEEKNLPVSGMKRLVEKGARIIACGICVNGRGLENGKEFIEGVKVGGLPDFADIIGEADTLVTL, via the coding sequence ATGGCCAAGATAGGAATGCTGCTTACTGAAGGACCATGGCAGACTGAGAATTACAAGGTGTTTACTAAAATAGCCGAGGCAGCCCTGGACAAGGGACACGAAGTCCAGGCCTTCTGGTATCTTGATGGCGTCTACAACCCTATTAAGCACCAGAAGTTTCCTGGCACAGAAGAGAAAAATCTGCCTGTCTCCGGCATGAAAAGGTTAGTAGAAAAAGGCGCCAGGATTATTGCCTGCGGGATTTGTGTAAATGGCCGCGGTCTGGAAAACGGCAAGGAGTTCATCGAGGGCGTCAAGGTCGGTGGACTGCCTGACTTCGCTGACATCATAGGCGAGGCTGACACATTGGTGACGCTCTAA
- a CDS encoding DsrH/TusB family sulfur metabolism protein, whose protein sequence is MRLGVFVSDLRGNEKMLDRLKAEKLGVFLVENGIYHAVIKEDGMISPLLQKEGADYYVLTEDLQTRGFTSSEVDSKVSVVTYLDVVDLMMNDYEKLVWL, encoded by the coding sequence ATGAGGCTGGGGGTGTTTGTGAGTGATCTGCGTGGAAATGAAAAGATGCTTGATAGATTAAAGGCAGAAAAGCTGGGGGTGTTTTTAGTCGAAAACGGCATCTATCATGCCGTGATTAAAGAAGACGGAATGATTTCACCGTTGCTCCAGAAAGAAGGCGCAGATTACTATGTCCTGACAGAAGACCTCCAAACAAGAGGATTTACCTCTTCTGAGGTGGATAGTAAGGTGAGCGTAGTTACATATTTAGACGTGGTGGACTTGATGATGAATGATTATGAGAAATTAGTCTGGCTATAA